The Saliniradius amylolyticus DNA segment CACCTTCTACCGAGCCTCTTCTCCCTCCGCCGCCGCTTTTGTCGAGGTGGGGTCTAAGGTCAATGTAGGTGACACATTGTGCATCGTGGAAGCCATGAAGATGATGAACCAAATCGAGGCCGATAAAGCCGGTGTGGTGAAGCAGATTCTGGTGGAAAATGAAGAGCCGGTAGAGTTTGACCAGCCGCTATTTGTGATTGAGTAAGCGAGCCTGTCTATGTTGGATAAAGTACTGATTGCCAACCGTGGGGAGATCGCACTACGTGTTTTGCGTGCCTGTAAAGAATTAGGCATCAAGACCGTGGCCGTACACTCCACTGCGGACAAAGATTTAAAACACGTATTGTTAGCGGATGAATCCATTTGTATTGGTCGCGCCCCGGCCACAGAAAGCTACCTGAACATTCCGGCCATTATTGCGGCAGCTGAAGTGACCAACTCAGTCGCCATTCATCCCGGATACGGCTTCTTGTCCGAAAATGCCGACTTCGCCGAACAAGTAGAAAAAAGCGGCTTCGAGTTTATCGGTCCGAAGGCGGACACCATCCGTTTGATGGGGGACAAGGTTTCTGCTATCACCGCCATGAAGAAGGCAGGGGTACCTTGTGTACCCGGTTCTGACGGCCCTTTGACCGACGATAGCGAACGTAATAAGGCCATCGCCAAGCGTATAGGCTACCCTATTATCGTCAAAGCCGCCGGTGGTGGTGGTGGCCGAGGCATGCGAGTGGTACGTAGCGAGGCCGAGCTGGCGAACGCCGTTGCCATGACCAAAAATGAGGCTGGGGCAGCGTTCGGTAACGATATGGTCTACATGGAGAAGTTTCTGGAGAACCCTCGCCATGTAGAAATCCAGGTACTGGCCGACGGCCAGGGTAATGCCATTCATCTGGGCGAGCGCGACTGCTCAATGCAACGTCGTCATCAGAAGGTGGTGGAAGAAGCACCCGCACCAGGGATTACTCAGGATCTGCGTGATAAGATTGGTGAACGCTGCCGCCGAGCCTGTATCGAAATTGGGTATCGCGGCGCGGGCACCTTTGAGTTCCTGTACGAGAATGGCGACTTCTACTTTATCGAGATGAATACCCGGATTCAGGTCGAACATCCGGTATCAGAGATGATTACCGGTGTGGATCTGATCAAGGAACAGTTGCGTATCGCCGCCGGTCAGCCGTTGGGCATTGAGCAATCGGATATTCAAATCCGCGGCCATGCCATTGAATGTCGTATTAACGCCGAAGATCCCGAACGCTTCGTGCCTTCGCCGGGCAAAATTACCATGTTCCATCCTCCGGGTGGCTTGGGAGTGCGCTGGGATTCGCACATCTACTCGGGTTATTCGGTACCGCCGAATTACGACTCCATGATCGGCAAGCTGATCACCTATGGCGAAACCCGGGATGTGGCTATTGCCCGGATGCGCAATGCACTGGATGAGATCGTCATTGATGGCATCAAAACCAATGTGCCATTGCAGAAGTCCATTATGGCCGATGAAAACTTCAGAAACGGTGGGACCAATATCCACTATCTGGAGAAAAAGTTAGGGATTAACTGATAGCCTGAGCACCTCTGCAAAAAAGGGGTGCTAGTTATTCTTGAGGCACCTGAAAGACCATACGCAGACACGTCGACAACCCGTTCCTGGGGGCATCCCTGCCGCACAGGGTCTGCTTAATGGTATTTCAGGTCCCTTATGTCCTCTGGTTCTTTCCCCCCGACGCCTGCTAAGCTAGCCCTTTTATTCACACTGGCAATAATGTTCTCTCAGCCTCTGCAACAGCTTCAACAGGATCTCGCCGATAGCCGCGGCTACTGGCAGTTTGTGCCCTTTGAACAGAACGCGTTTCCGTGGTGGGCCGATAATCCCGAACTGACTGAAGCCCTGAACGCCCTGAATGAATCCCAGCTTCAGGAGCTTAAAGCCAAGCCCCAAGAGGCTCAGGACACTCTGGCTCCATTGCTGCCGCCGCTGCCCGAACTCCCTGAGCATCTTCTCACCAAGCCCCGTCAGCCAAGTCAGGATTATCCGTTTTGGCTCAGTACCGGTGTTAAGGGCCGGAAATGGCAACAGGTTGTCGCCTTTTCACAGCAAGTCACCCCGGGTGGAAGTGAGTTTCTAGAGTGGTGCGCGGGCAAGGGTCACCTGGGTCGCCTTCTCGGCTGGCAACACCAGCGTCCGGTGCGATCGGTGGAATGGCAGGCCAGATTGTGTCAGTCAGGTCAGCAGCAGGCGCAACGGGATTCCATCGATCAGCACTTTATCCATTGTAATGTCTTAAAGGATAACACCGCTCCTTTTCTTACTCGAAAGACCCATGCCGTTGCATTGCATGCTTGTGGCGACTTACATATCACCTTGCTGCATCAGGGGGCCGGTGCGCAGATTCCGGCCATCAGCCTGAGTCCCTGCTGCTACCATCTTATCTCGCAGCATCAGTACCAGACTCTGAGTCAGCTGGCAAAGCAACGCCCATTCCCGCTTGGTCGCGCCGACCTTAGGCTGGCCGTCCAGGAAACCGTCACCGCCGGCGCCCGGGAGAGCCGAAAGCGGGAACAGGAAAAGTTCAGCCGTATCCTGTTCGATCTCTGGCAGCGTCAGACCCGCGGTGCAGACTCCTATTTGCCGGTGCCTTCAGCTCCTGACGCCATTATCAAGAAGGGGTCATTAGGTTTTTGCCAGTGGGCTGCGGAGAAAAAGTCGCTCCCCTCGCCGAATGAGAAGGAGCTTGAAATGTTGGCCCAGACTGTCCGGGAACGTTACCTCCAGCTAGAGCGCATGGAGTTGGTACAGCACCTATACCGCCGTGCGCTGGAATATTACCTGGTGCTGGACCGCTGTCAGTTCCTGGTGGAATCCGGTTATGAGGTTGCGTTAAGTGCCTTTTGTGAGCGGCAAGTAACCCCCCGCAATCTGCTGATAACTGCTACCCTGTCAAAGGCTTAACGACAGATAATAATTAAGGAACACGCTATGCAACTGAAACGCCTGTTGCCCGTGCTAATGTTGGCCTTCAGTCAACCGGTATGGGCCGAAGACCAGAAGCCCGCCACTCCCATCCCCGAGCCTCAGATGTCAATTACCGAGCATCGAGGCGAATTTCACGACGAGGATATTCGTTATCAGGTGGCCGCAGGAGACACCTATTTAAAAGACGATCAAGGCAAACCCACCGCCAGTATCTTCAGCATCGCCTATACCCGCACCGACA contains these protein-coding regions:
- the accC gene encoding acetyl-CoA carboxylase biotin carboxylase subunit encodes the protein MLDKVLIANRGEIALRVLRACKELGIKTVAVHSTADKDLKHVLLADESICIGRAPATESYLNIPAIIAAAEVTNSVAIHPGYGFLSENADFAEQVEKSGFEFIGPKADTIRLMGDKVSAITAMKKAGVPCVPGSDGPLTDDSERNKAIAKRIGYPIIVKAAGGGGGRGMRVVRSEAELANAVAMTKNEAGAAFGNDMVYMEKFLENPRHVEIQVLADGQGNAIHLGERDCSMQRRHQKVVEEAPAPGITQDLRDKIGERCRRACIEIGYRGAGTFEFLYENGDFYFIEMNTRIQVEHPVSEMITGVDLIKEQLRIAAGQPLGIEQSDIQIRGHAIECRINAEDPERFVPSPGKITMFHPPGGLGVRWDSHIYSGYSVPPNYDSMIGKLITYGETRDVAIARMRNALDEIVIDGIKTNVPLQKSIMADENFRNGGTNIHYLEKKLGIN
- a CDS encoding methyltransferase, which gives rise to MFSQPLQQLQQDLADSRGYWQFVPFEQNAFPWWADNPELTEALNALNESQLQELKAKPQEAQDTLAPLLPPLPELPEHLLTKPRQPSQDYPFWLSTGVKGRKWQQVVAFSQQVTPGGSEFLEWCAGKGHLGRLLGWQHQRPVRSVEWQARLCQSGQQQAQRDSIDQHFIHCNVLKDNTAPFLTRKTHAVALHACGDLHITLLHQGAGAQIPAISLSPCCYHLISQHQYQTLSQLAKQRPFPLGRADLRLAVQETVTAGARESRKREQEKFSRILFDLWQRQTRGADSYLPVPSAPDAIIKKGSLGFCQWAAEKKSLPSPNEKELEMLAQTVRERYLQLERMELVQHLYRRALEYYLVLDRCQFLVESGYEVALSAFCERQVTPRNLLITATLSKA